Proteins from one Mus pahari chromosome 18, PAHARI_EIJ_v1.1, whole genome shotgun sequence genomic window:
- the Treml4 gene encoding trem-like transcript 4 protein isoform X2: protein MAWRYSQLLLVPVQLVLLASGVWGSTVISEELHRMAGQSLSVQCQYKLEEGPYVLKTWCRQTSPSKCTRVVTTSEPRKAVRELQHTIWDDPEAGFFNITMTQLTEDHSAFYWCGPYYASRRTVTVLRNISLVVSPAPSTLPPQTTAWLPESTATIFMSSQVLTTSLEEITDSSINGSGHRNQSSSSPGWTSPGLLVSVQYGLLLLKGLVLSVFCVLLCWRRGQGREYMAEMTELSKLPHISKSLDTVSYISGCEKKANRF, encoded by the exons ATGGCCTGGAGGTACTCACAACTGCTACTGGTCCCTGTGCAGCTGGTGCTCCTGGCCTCAG GTGTCTGGGGGTCCACAGTTATCTCTGAAGAGCTTCATAGAATGGCAGGACAGAGCCTCTCCGTGCAGTGCCAGTACAAGCTTGAGGAAGGGCCCTATGTGCTGAAAACGTGGTGTCGGCAAACATCCCCGAGTAAATGTACAAGAGTGGTCACTACCTCTGAGCCTCGGAAAGCAGTCAGGGAATTACAGCACACAATCTGGGATGATCCTGAAGCTGGCTTCTTCAACATCACCATGACTCAGCTAACAGAGGACCACTCGGCGTTCTACTGGTGTGGTCCATATTATGCTTCCCGCCGCACAGTAACTGTTCTCAGGAACATCAGCCTGGTGGTGTCTCCAG ccCCATCAACCCTCCCTCCACAGACGACTGCGTGGCTCCCAGAAAGCACAG CCACCATCTTTATGTCCTCCCAAGTTCTGACCACCTCTCTGGAGGAGATCACGGACTCTTCCATCAATGGCTCTGGGCACAG aaACCAAAGTTCCTCTTCTCCTGGCTGGACCTCCCCGGGGCTTCTGGTCTCCGTGCAATATGGACTCCTCCTGCTCAAGGGCCTGGTGCTGTCAGTTTTCTGTGTGCTCCTTTGCTGGAGGCGTGGCCAG ggaCGAGAGTACATGGCAGAGATGACGGAGCTTTCAAAACTACCCCACATCTCCAAGTCCTTGGACACAGTTAGCTACATCTCAGGGTGTGAGAAGAAAGCTAACCGGTTCTGA
- the Treml4 gene encoding trem-like transcript 4 protein isoform X1: protein MAWRYSQLLLVPVQLVLLASALTSDLTVCCPGVWGSTVISEELHRMAGQSLSVQCQYKLEEGPYVLKTWCRQTSPSKCTRVVTTSEPRKAVRELQHTIWDDPEAGFFNITMTQLTEDHSAFYWCGPYYASRRTVTVLRNISLVVSPAPSTLPPQTTAWLPESTATIFMSSQVLTTSLEEITDSSINGSGHRNQSSSSPGWTSPGLLVSVQYGLLLLKGLVLSVFCVLLCWRRGQGREYMAEMTELSKLPHISKSLDTVSYISGCEKKANRF from the exons ATGGCCTGGAGGTACTCACAACTGCTACTGGTCCCTGTGCAGCTGGTGCTCCTGGCCTCAG ctctgacctctgacctgacGGTTTGTTGTCCAGGTGTCTGGGGGTCCACAGTTATCTCTGAAGAGCTTCATAGAATGGCAGGACAGAGCCTCTCCGTGCAGTGCCAGTACAAGCTTGAGGAAGGGCCCTATGTGCTGAAAACGTGGTGTCGGCAAACATCCCCGAGTAAATGTACAAGAGTGGTCACTACCTCTGAGCCTCGGAAAGCAGTCAGGGAATTACAGCACACAATCTGGGATGATCCTGAAGCTGGCTTCTTCAACATCACCATGACTCAGCTAACAGAGGACCACTCGGCGTTCTACTGGTGTGGTCCATATTATGCTTCCCGCCGCACAGTAACTGTTCTCAGGAACATCAGCCTGGTGGTGTCTCCAG ccCCATCAACCCTCCCTCCACAGACGACTGCGTGGCTCCCAGAAAGCACAG CCACCATCTTTATGTCCTCCCAAGTTCTGACCACCTCTCTGGAGGAGATCACGGACTCTTCCATCAATGGCTCTGGGCACAG aaACCAAAGTTCCTCTTCTCCTGGCTGGACCTCCCCGGGGCTTCTGGTCTCCGTGCAATATGGACTCCTCCTGCTCAAGGGCCTGGTGCTGTCAGTTTTCTGTGTGCTCCTTTGCTGGAGGCGTGGCCAG ggaCGAGAGTACATGGCAGAGATGACGGAGCTTTCAAAACTACCCCACATCTCCAAGTCCTTGGACACAGTTAGCTACATCTCAGGGTGTGAGAAGAAAGCTAACCGGTTCTGA
- the Treml4 gene encoding trem-like transcript 4 protein isoform X3, translating into MAWRYSQLLLVPVQLVLLASALTSDLTVCCPGVWGSTVISEELHRMAGQSLSVQCQYKLEEGPYVLKTWCRQTSPSKCTRVVTTSEPRKAVRELQHTIWDDPEAGFFNITMTQLTEDHSAFYWCGPYYASRRTVTVLRNISLVVSPAPSTLPPQTTAWLPESTAATIFMSSQVLTTSLEEITDSSINGSGHRNQSSSSPGWTSPGLLVSVQYGLLLLKGLVLSVFCVLLCWRRGQGREYMAEMTELSKLPHISKSLDTVSYISGCEKKANRF; encoded by the exons ATGGCCTGGAGGTACTCACAACTGCTACTGGTCCCTGTGCAGCTGGTGCTCCTGGCCTCAG ctctgacctctgacctgacGGTTTGTTGTCCAGGTGTCTGGGGGTCCACAGTTATCTCTGAAGAGCTTCATAGAATGGCAGGACAGAGCCTCTCCGTGCAGTGCCAGTACAAGCTTGAGGAAGGGCCCTATGTGCTGAAAACGTGGTGTCGGCAAACATCCCCGAGTAAATGTACAAGAGTGGTCACTACCTCTGAGCCTCGGAAAGCAGTCAGGGAATTACAGCACACAATCTGGGATGATCCTGAAGCTGGCTTCTTCAACATCACCATGACTCAGCTAACAGAGGACCACTCGGCGTTCTACTGGTGTGGTCCATATTATGCTTCCCGCCGCACAGTAACTGTTCTCAGGAACATCAGCCTGGTGGTGTCTCCAG ccCCATCAACCCTCCCTCCACAGACGACTGCGTGGCTCCCAGAAAGCACAG CAGCCACCATCTTTATGTCCTCCCAAGTTCTGACCACCTCTCTGGAGGAGATCACGGACTCTTCCATCAATGGCTCTGGGCACAG aaACCAAAGTTCCTCTTCTCCTGGCTGGACCTCCCCGGGGCTTCTGGTCTCCGTGCAATATGGACTCCTCCTGCTCAAGGGCCTGGTGCTGTCAGTTTTCTGTGTGCTCCTTTGCTGGAGGCGTGGCCAG ggaCGAGAGTACATGGCAGAGATGACGGAGCTTTCAAAACTACCCCACATCTCCAAGTCCTTGGACACAGTTAGCTACATCTCAGGGTGTGAGAAGAAAGCTAACCGGTTCTGA
- the Treml4 gene encoding trem-like transcript 4 protein isoform X4 produces MAWRYSQLLLVPVQLVLLASALTSDLTVCCPGVWGSTVISEELHRMAGQSLSVQCQYKLEEGPYVLKTWCRQTSPSKCTRVVTTSEPRKAVRELQHTIWDDPEAGFFNITMTQLTEDHSAFYWCGPYYASRRTVTVLRNISLVVSPAPSTLPPQTTAWLPESTVLTTSLEEITDSSINGSGHRNQSSSSPGWTSPGLLVSVQYGLLLLKGLVLSVFCVLLCWRRGQGREYMAEMTELSKLPHISKSLDTVSYISGCEKKANRF; encoded by the exons ATGGCCTGGAGGTACTCACAACTGCTACTGGTCCCTGTGCAGCTGGTGCTCCTGGCCTCAG ctctgacctctgacctgacGGTTTGTTGTCCAGGTGTCTGGGGGTCCACAGTTATCTCTGAAGAGCTTCATAGAATGGCAGGACAGAGCCTCTCCGTGCAGTGCCAGTACAAGCTTGAGGAAGGGCCCTATGTGCTGAAAACGTGGTGTCGGCAAACATCCCCGAGTAAATGTACAAGAGTGGTCACTACCTCTGAGCCTCGGAAAGCAGTCAGGGAATTACAGCACACAATCTGGGATGATCCTGAAGCTGGCTTCTTCAACATCACCATGACTCAGCTAACAGAGGACCACTCGGCGTTCTACTGGTGTGGTCCATATTATGCTTCCCGCCGCACAGTAACTGTTCTCAGGAACATCAGCCTGGTGGTGTCTCCAG ccCCATCAACCCTCCCTCCACAGACGACTGCGTGGCTCCCAGAAAGCACAG TTCTGACCACCTCTCTGGAGGAGATCACGGACTCTTCCATCAATGGCTCTGGGCACAG aaACCAAAGTTCCTCTTCTCCTGGCTGGACCTCCCCGGGGCTTCTGGTCTCCGTGCAATATGGACTCCTCCTGCTCAAGGGCCTGGTGCTGTCAGTTTTCTGTGTGCTCCTTTGCTGGAGGCGTGGCCAG ggaCGAGAGTACATGGCAGAGATGACGGAGCTTTCAAAACTACCCCACATCTCCAAGTCCTTGGACACAGTTAGCTACATCTCAGGGTGTGAGAAGAAAGCTAACCGGTTCTGA